From Pongo pygmaeus isolate AG05252 chromosome 1, NHGRI_mPonPyg2-v2.0_pri, whole genome shotgun sequence, one genomic window encodes:
- the LRRC39 gene encoding leucine-rich repeat-containing protein 39: MTENVVCTGAVNAVKEVWEKRIKKLNEDLKREKEFQHKLVRIWEERVSLTKLREKVTREDGRVILKIEKEEWKTLPSSLLKLNQLQEWQLHRTGLLKIPEFIGRFQNLIVLDLSRNTISEIPPGIGLLTRLQELILSYNKIKTVPKELSNCASLEKLELAVNRDICDLPQELSNLLKLTHLDLSMNRFTTIPLAVLSMPALEWLDMGSNKLEQLPDTIERMQNLHTLWLQRNEITCLPQTISNMKNLGTLVLSNNKLQDIPVCMEEMANLRFVNFRDNPLKLEVLLPPNEGTDEEEERELFGLQFMHTYIQESRRRADHQVNGSTTLPISINTDG; this comes from the exons ATGACAGAAAATGTGGTTTGTACTGGGGCTGTCAATGCTGTAAAGGAAGtttgggaaaaaagaataaagaaactcAATGAAGACCTGAAGCGAGAGAAGGAATTTCAACACAA GCTAGTGCGGATCTGGGAAGAACGAGTAAGCTTAACCAAGCTAAGAGAAAAGGTCACCAGGGAAGATGGAAGAGTCATTTTgaagatagaaaaagaggaatggaag aCCCTCCCTTCTTCTCTGCTGAAACTGAATCAACTACAGGAATGGCAACTTCATAGAACTGGTTTGCTGAAAATTCCTGAATTCATTGGAAGATTCCAGAACCTCATTGTGTTAGATTTATCTCGAAACACAATTTCAGAGATACCTCCAGGGATTG gacTGCTTACTAGACTTCAGGAACTGATTCTCAGCTACAACAAAATCAAGACTGTCCCCAAGGAACTAAGTAATTGTGCCAGCTTGGAGAAACTAGAACTGGCTGTTAACAGAGATATATGTGATCTTCCACAAGAG CTCAGCAATCTGCTAAAACTTACTCACCTTGATCTGAGTATGAACCGCTTTACTACAATCCCTCTTGCTGTGTTGAGTATGCCTGCCCTTGAGTGGCTGGACATGGGAAGCAACAAACTTGAACAACTTCCTGATACTATAGAAAG AATGCAAAATCTACATACATTATGGCTGCAACGAAATGAAATAACATGCTTGCCTCAAACAATCAGCAATATGAAAAATCTGGGTACTCTTGTTCTCAGCAACAATAAACTGCAAGATATTCCAGTATGCATGGAAGAAATGGCAAATCTGAG GTTTGTCAACTTCAGAGACAACCCACTGAAATTGGAAGTATTACTTCCTCCCAATGAAGGCACAGATGAAGAAGAGGAACGGGAATTATTTGGCCTTCAGTTTATGCACACTTACATACAAGAGTCACGGAGAAGAGCAG ATCACCAAGTCAACGGTTCAACTACTTTACCAATCTCCATAAATACGGATGGATAA